The sequence CAGGGCTTGGCAGGTCGGGTGGCTCCAGCCTCCACGCGACAGGGCCTCTGCCCTCGGAGGGCAAACCTGCGAGCggctggagaagctggcagggagcagccggGGCCGTGCCAGGACATTGCGTTTTGCACACCGGGCAAACGAATGCGCTTTTTGGGATAACAATCCCACGGTGGCGCTGAGCACCCTCCTCTCAGACCTGGCACGCTTTCGGCCCTTTTGAGTGAGTTTCTGAGCCCCTTTGTGCCCTACgcggctgcctgcagcctcccttTGCAGGCGCCGGCCGTGGAGGTCCTTGCCTTGCGCAGGAGACTGAATTGGACCGAAGCGTGCTTGTCTGTGAAAACTGGCAACTTTATTTCCAGAACTAAGTCACCTTCAGCGTTTGCGGGCACTCGAGGAGCACGGGCAGGACAGAGCAGGCCTTAGACACTGAGGCGGCCGTTGCAGCAGCAGGCGTTGCCCCAGGGGGAAACGGTCGTGGTACACCGCAGCCTGCGCTGCGTGCTCTTCATGCTGCTGCTCAAgccctttttcccctcaggaCCTGCAGGAGCTCCTGCAGCACATTAAAGAATTCCACCAGCTTCTGGCGTGGAAATGGGCAGGGCGTAAACCTGCCCGGTTGCGTTGGTGTTGGCCTCGGCCTCTGAAAGGGGGTTGAGGTGAAGCCTGGCCGTGGCGCTGGAGTAGCCGTTACTGCTGGGCGCAGGCCCATCTGCACCGAGATCCAGTCGTAAAAGTGCTGAGTGGAGGTGTAGACTCCGGGCTGTTTTGCTCTGGCACAGCCTTTCCCCCAGCTCGTCACTCCGACAAGCCAGAAGTAGTCCGCGTTGTTGTCTTTGCAGACGAGAGGACCACCGCTGTCACCCTGCAGCGGAGGATTAAGAGCGGCTTAGGGTGGTGTTGGGTGGCCTCTGCCAGCACTGTGGCTGTCTCCTCCTGTCTCTCAGCACCTGCCGGAGCTGTATGTAGCGCAGAGCACGGCTCTGCTGAGGCGCTGGAGCCTAGAGAAGCTTTTCTAGGAAGGGGCGATGGGCCTGCAAGGCAGGGCTCTCATCTCATCTCTCCCCTCTGATGCTGGGTATGTGGCAGGCGGCTGTTGCAGGACCGGGATGTGCCAAGAGCATTGGCTGGGCTTTCTGGGCAGAGTCGCAGGCCTCCGGGACAAGGGGGGCACTGGGCAGGGAcgtgcagctggggaaggggaggtgaGCGCCAGCCCCAAGAGCGGTGGGAGGGTGACCTGGCAAGCAAAGCGCACGCCAGGGTACGCCTGGGCGGTGgtgccagggctgcctgtgctgctggggcttgACTTGTAGCGCGCTCCCACCTGGCAGGTGTCGATGCCACCCTGCGCATAGCCGGCACACAAGTTGTGGCTGTGGATGGCCCCTCTATAccaccagctgctgttgcagaggTTGACGTCAATGAGGCGGACCTTGGCCTCCTGCAGGACATCAGTCGAGCCTCCAGCTGTGAGCAGAGAAAGGAATTAAGACCCAGCAGCTGGCTGCCAGTTCTCCCCCCCTCTCGGGGTGAACCCCTTCCCTAGGGCTTGGCTTTGCATCCTGAGAGGCATCGTACCGCTGTGTCCCTTCGGTCTTGCTTTGGGTAAAGGGTCAGGCCCGCCTCTCTCTAGGCGTACGTCCCCACAGCCTGACTCCGGCTTTCGCCTCTGCTGCCCGGAAGCCCAAGCCCGGTCTCCCCAGCGTGCCAAGCCTGCCCTCAGGACACGAGTACTCGTTGGGAACTCACATCTTGCAGTCGTGGAACCCCAGCCACTGATGTAGCAGGCTGTCATCTCTGACACTCTCAGCGAGGCGTCAGGCACACAGGCAAGCTGTATGTAGGAgctgcactggacaggctggtCCAATTCCAGCAACGCAATGTCGTTCCTCTCCGAGACACTAGTGTAGTGTTCGTGAGCCAGGAGCCGCTTAATATTGCGCACTTGGGCCTCGGGGCCCAGCTGAGTCAACCGAGTGGCCCCGATCACCACGCGCCACATGGTGATGTGCCTGGAAGGCAGATGGAGAGAGAGGTGAGGGGAGCAGAGCCACGTGCTGCAGCagtccagcagctccctgccttctGCTTGCCCGGGGAGAGCGGGAAGCAGCGCTACGGAGGGTGCGACTGCCCTGGCACGCCTTAGGCTGCAGGAACGTCAAGCTGGAGGCTGCTAGGAAGCAGCGGCACGAGCCCAGCCTTGTCCTGAGCAGTGTctcaggagggctctgcagtgCCCAGGCACTGGGCGTACTGGCAAGGAAGCGGGATGGGAGTAGCACGTGGTGCTGCGGATGTGGTACCTGCCGGTGGTGTGGGGCTGTCCCCATTGCCTGGTCCTCCTTACCTAGCCTTGATGAAGCAGTGGGCTGCTGTGAGGACCCACTGTGGGCTGATGAGGGACCCTCCGCATATATGCCCCGTGCCTGTTTTCCCAGGATCCTGGATGCTGACGATCCAGGGCCAGGCCCCTGGCTGGGCGTCTGTGCCGCCCACGACGCGCGACGTGCCGTAGTGAGAAGCCATGGGCCGGAGCCCGCAGGTCCCTCTGTAACCAGAAACTCCTTACTGTCccgctggctggctggctggctgctgttGAGGCTGAATGTCAGCCGCCTTCCCTCCCCACAAGGCGCTGCATggccagcagggccagggaacGCCGTGGGGCGTGAGTCCGTCCGCCCCAGTTCCTGTTGTAGCCCTGTAGGCGAGTTGTGCCAGCAGCCTGGGTGCCGGCGAGGAAAGGAGGCTCCCACATAGGGCTCGGGAAGCTGTGGGGCGGTCACAGAGGACAAGCGGGCACCCTCCAGTGAACGCCCTAAGGGgtgccccagctccctccccgaGCCTCGGGCCACTTACCCACAGTTGTCCCATGTGCCGTACACAGGCCAGCACACggccagcaggaccaggacGGCCAGCAAAGCCATTGCCGACAGCGGCACGTGGCAGCTGCAAGACCGGAGGGCTCGTCGCCACCAGTGCAGCAGGCGACGTAGTGCCCGCAGTGCTCGCGCTGCCTGCGGAGCCCTCGGCCCTGGGGCTGATGTCACAGAGTCGCTGGTTCCGGGCACTGGGCGTGGTGGGCTCtcggggaggcgggggggagTCATGGCGGGTTCAGAGCAGGAGGGGATGCAGAACCTGGGATCGGACACCCCCGACAGGGCCCCGTGGAATGCTCTGCTTGCAGGGTGAGGGTGTGCAGGCCCCCCCGTGGCAGGCAGCAGCGCCTGGCTCTGAGCACTGCCTGCTAAAACCTAGCAGGAAAAACCCACTGGGGCTCTGTGCCTGCCTAGCCTCCCAAACACCCGAACGCTCTCTCCGCCTCTGCGCCTCATTTTCACCGGAGGCAGGCTCCAAAGTTCACAATGTCCAAGAACTGCTCCCACACAAAAGGTGCCAGCACTGAAAGCTATTGCTGGGCCTCAGcagcccttggcagccctttcacagccgCACCAACAGTGGGGCTCTGCGCCTGCCTAGCCTCCCAAAACTCCAAGcgttctctccctctctggctCTCATTTTCACCAGGGACCATGGGTGTGTGCACGTGCACGGGCGGCCACACCGCGTGGGCTCCAGCACAGGGCTCAAGCATCCATCCCCAACGGGATCCAGCATCCAGCCCCGAGGCGGAACCACAGCCCAGGAAGGGGAAACATAAAGAGCAGCCCTCTGCTCTAGCCCCCGCAGGCACTGTGCTTGCGGGCTCCCAAGAGCAATGGGGTCTCCCTCTTGCTCAGAGCGCAGCTGCGGCACGCGGGGggacagcaggaggaaggggtgggggcagggggcaggcaggcagtgacCCACGTGCTTCAGCTGCACCCTTGGAGCGGCTGCGTGCAGCGGCGCCGCGTTCAGGGCTTGGCAGGTCGGGTGGCTCCAGCCTCCACGCGACAGGGCCTTTGCCCTCGGAGGGCAAACCTGCGAGCggctggagaagctggcagggagcagccggGGCTGTGCCGGGCGGTGGCTGTGGGGTCAGCAGAGGCGGGGCCCTGGGGACAGGGCCAGCGGCTACGAGATTGCTAGAATGAGACCCGTGGGAGCGACCAGCAACGGGGCCATGGGGAGCGCACCGCTGGGGATGGGGACGAGGAGCCACAGGGCTGTGGGACCACCAGCGATGAGAGCCTGGGCAGGCGGGGAGACCAAGGTCATGGGGActttggggagggagaaggacaCAGGGTTGGGTGCTGTGGCGTGGGATGGGCCGCGTGGGGTCCATAGGGGCTGTAAGGTGAGAGGGCAGGTGAGTACCTGCAGGGTTgtggggagctgtggggaggaaggcagTGGAGCATGCGGGGGCCATGGGGCTGGCCTGCGAGGAAATGTGTCCCCAGTTCCTTgtccctcagtactctcagaCTCACTTACAGGGGCTGGCCAGGACATTGCTAAAGGGTTGCCAGCCTCCAATGGTGGAGAATAAAATCTACCGTGGCCTGAGAAGACGGTGGTTCTGCCTGGTTCTACAGTGGCATCAATACCGTGCGGGgacggagggaaggagggacGGCAGCTGAGGCTGGCACGCAGGGACCCAGCTTGCGGCAGGCGGCGGGGTGGCACCCAGTGCCTAGCAGCTGAGACTGGCCCTGGCCTCGAGGGTATGCAGGGACTGGCGTGTGGGGCAAGACCCTCTCCGCGTGCCCCAACGAACACACCCCAGTACATGGAGGTTCAGGTAGAAAAGGCTTTATTGAGGGTGGGGGGCTGTCAGAAGGGCAGCGGCCCGTCCATGACCCTGGGGAAGATCTTCCCCAGTGCAATTGCCTGGTCGATGTTGGTCTCACACAGCACATGCAACAGCAGGCGGTGGAAGAGCTCGGGGTCGTACCAGGAGGCGTAGAGGacaacagcagccagagcaaAGCCGACAGCCAGCTGCAGGCTGACCAAGAGCAGGATGAGCGTCCTGTGGGGCAGAAGAGGGATGGGAggcaggacaggctggatgCATCCCAACCAGATCCTGCCTATGGGATGCAGGGTGTGTTCTGGGAGCCCCACAGCCTGCTTCCCCCGCCATTTCTCAttgctccccagggcagggtggTGCACGAGACGCCGCAAGCCCAGGAAAGAGCCCTGGCTCAGGGAAAAGCGACGCTGAGCACTTCCCAGCTGCAAAGCCCAcagccagccagctgctccccagcttgTGAGCCCtgctggctggagcaggggtCCGGCCCATGCCAGCCGCTGCCCGGGAGCGGGCCCCACGGCACCCACTGGGGACACTCACTGCAGCCAATAAATGAAGCCGCGTCTCCTCGCCAGCATGTCCCTCTCCTGCAGGTCAACACAGAGCAAGGACGCTTGTCACACCCTGCAGCGCAGCCGGGACAGCTGGAGTTGCTCGGTGCCACTGGCCTCTGCCTCATGCAGGAGCATAGCCCGTGCGTGGCTGTGACCTCCATGGACCCCAGTTCCCAGGGAGACCCCGctggccagggcaggggctggcacagGCATCCCCCTTACCAGCTGTGCTTCCACCAGCTCCGGCAGTGTAGTCCCCGGCACCTCtgcctccttcttcctctgctgctggctgcaggcaaCAGGGCATGGTTGGACGAGTTACAGACCTCCAGGGCCATGCATTGGGTCCCCTTCCAACCATACAGCAccccaggaaggcagggaaTGGGCTCCCCTGTCACACCGTGTGCTGCACATACCCCCCACACCATTGCCTGGCTCCAGCACTGGCAGCCCCATCGCTCTGGGTGCTGCAGAGACCACCCTAGACACCTGTGTGGGGCGAGGGGCCCAACTCACcacatctcctcctcctccagtgcCTCTTCAAGACTTTTTATTTGCTGACGCAgcacctgggagaaggaaggtTCTGAGTCCCGGAGTCCGCTGCCACCCTTCTCCAGCCCTCCCACCCCGGGGCCTGTGGGCACCCATCTCTTTTCCCCCAGCCCTTTCAGCACTACCTCAGTCCCCTGGTTAAACTCCTGCAGCCAGGACACCATGTGGGCAGAGTGCTTTTCCACCTGCAAAACCACCGGCGTATCACCCTCgtccctctccagccccagggcCATGCCCACTTGCTGCCCCACTGCCCCAGGGCACTGGGAGACCGGGCAAATCACAGGGCCACGCATGGCAAAGGGATGGACACCCCCATATCCTGGGAAAAATGTCCTCCCAGTCACGCTTCTGCCCGCAGCCGCTGGCCAAGCGGAGCGAGGTGACCCTCCTTGAGCAGCGGGGCTGGACgagacaagatgacctccagcgGTCCCTTCAAACCGCCGAGCCCCAGCCTGCGCAGCTCTGGTAcgtgggcagaggagaggacagCAGCCTTACTGCTGAGCATCTGCAGGGCATCGTGCGTGCCCTGATGGTTCTCCTCCTGCATGCGGAAAGGAGAGCAGGGGCTCAGGGTCTGCAGAAACACCTCTTGGTCACCTGCAAGTGCTCCTctcagccaggagcagccaccAGGCACCCGGGCACTCTCACGAGTGCACTCCCCTCCGCATTATGGCCCACACAGCTCCCCTCGGGCACTGCCTTCTCCCTCGTGCCCCCTCTCTTCTCCGGCCTCGCAGGCACCGGCCGGGGGGCGCCAGGCAGGGGCACCCTCAGGCCTCACTCTGCACACGGCCCACCTCTGACCACACCCTGCACCCAACACCCCCTGCAAGCACCACCTACCCACCCCTGCTCAACCACCCTCCTATAGGGTGCAGCAGCCAATCAGCGCCCTCCGGCCTTCTGCTCTACCAACGAgcaagcagctcctgctgcaaggGGCGGGGTCGGTTGCGAGCGCCCTGTGCTGCGTGGCCGCTCACACACCCATCATGGCTCCTCACAGCCGGCCCCGCCCCGTCGGCAGTGCTCCCGGGGCCCGCAGCGGCGGCAGTCACACCGGCCTCGCCCCCTCCTGGCTGCCCTCCCCCACGCCCCCCTCTGCTGCATTTGAGCCCTGCTCAGGCTCCTCTGCACGCCTTTCTGCCTTTGCTCGCTCGCGGGAGAGCAAACCTCTGCCACAGCACCGCTCTCGGGCTGAAACGGGAACAATCTCCAGCAGGAACCACCGGAAGGAGCAAACCGGCCTTGCCGGTGCTCGGTGCAACCGGCTGGACTTAGTTTTCCCTGTGAATTGTCCCCAGCTGCCTTGCTATGTTCTTCTGTGGTGTCACCACTCCCGGGTGGGGAGGCAACAAGTCCCCACCCTCAGCCTCCCCCCTGTTTGGGGGGAACAGCTCCCCACCATCGCCCTCCGCCCAGACTGTGGCAGGCAGAATAACTCCCTCCCATTGCCCAAATCCCTCGAAAATGCCCCCCAGCCACACCTGACCCCAAGTAGGCTGACTTGCCCAGCATCATGAGTGTGGGGCCTGGCCAGGGACCGGGCCAGGGGGGTTCTGGAGGAAGCAGGACCTTGAGGGGAATAGGTACCTGGGGTACCTGAAAGGAGCGGGCTTTCTGGGGGCAGCTGGCGGGATCAGGAGGGTCTGGGTAGGGGGAAcagcgggggctgggggtgtctggagagaactgagatgatGGGGTGCCTGCCGAGAAGTGAAGGCAATGGAGGGTGTGCAGGGGGGAcctgaggagaaggagggagggaccGTGAGAGGAACTGAAGGGAGTCGATGTGTCTGAAGAGGGGAGCTGAGGGGTCGGGGTCTGCAGGGGGGAACTGACGGGTGTGGGCTTTGACTGAAGCCTAGAGCATTACTAGGGAGAAGATGTGGATCTTCACGTCCCCCTTAGCGTGGGTCCCATGCGTACACACTCTGGCAAC comes from Phalacrocorax aristotelis chromosome 26, bGulAri2.1, whole genome shotgun sequence and encodes:
- the LOC142048671 gene encoding acrosin-like; this encodes MTPPRLPESPPRPVPGTSDSVTSAPGPRAPQAARALRALRRLLHWWRRALRSCSCHVPLSAMALLAVLVLLAVCWPVYGTWDNCGGTCGLRPMASHYGTSRVVGGTDAQPGAWPWIVSIQDPGKTGTGHICGGSLISPQWVLTAAHCFIKARHITMWRVVIGATRLTQLGPEAQVRNIKRLLAHEHYTSVSERNDIALLELDQPVQCSSYIQLACVPDASLRVSEMTACYISGWGSTTARSGGSTDVLQEAKVRLIDVNLCNSSWWYRGAIHSHNLCAGYAQGGIDTCQGDSGGPLVCKDNNADYFWLVGVTSWGKGCARAKQPGVYTSTQHFYDWISVQMGLRPAVTATPAPRPGFTSTPFQRPRPTPTQPGRFTPCPFPRQKLVEFFNVLQELLQVLRGKRA